The Halobaculum magnesiiphilum genome contains the following window.
GACCGTCCCGGCGTCCTCCACGAGGGTGTTCTGGCCGTCGATGAGCCCCAGCGCGATGTCGTCGGCCGTGCCGAGTTCGTTGATGCACTCCAGGTTCACGTCGCGGTCGGCGGCGACGAAGTCGAAGCCGACGGCGTCCACGTCCGCGTCCATGAGGTGGGCGTACGCCTTCTCCTCGAAGGCCTCCCAGTACGTCTGGACGACCACGTCGGCGTCGGTCGCGCCGGCGACGCGGTCGATCGTCTCGCTCGCGAGCTCGTTCAGGTCGTCGCCCGGCGCGTTCGTCACGTAGGAGGGTTCGAGCAGGAACAGCGTCTCGTGGGAGGGGAACGCCGCGACCTCGCCCGCGAGGAACTCGCCGACGGCGTCGAGGAACTCGGCCTCGTCCCCGTAGTGTTCGTCGTTCGCGAGGTCGGCGAGGGTGTACGGTCCCGGAAGCACGGCTTGGAGCGCGTCGTCGTCGCCCAGGAGGTCGGCGGAGGCGTTCAGTTCGTCGGCCACGTCGCCGGAGGCGGTGAGGTCGCCGACGACGCGCGGGTCGCGGTAGAAGTTGTTGTTGTCGTAATACCGCACGATCCCGCCCGTCTCCACGCTGTCGTGGACCGTGAGCGGGTGCGCGAGCATGTCGTCCCAGCGACCCTGGCCCTCGACGATCCGGTCGAGGCCCGCGTCGCGCTGGTCCGCGACGAACTCCGCGCGAACGTCGTCGTACGCGTCCGCGACGGCGGCGCCCTCGTCGCCGTCGATGAGGTCGTGTTTCTGGTGGCCCTTCAGGTCGGAGAGGTCGTCCTTCGCCCAGTCCGGAAGCGGATACAGCCCCGGAGTGGTGGCGACTACATCGGTCATCGACAGTGGCTACGAAATGCCGACGCATAATACTTCTTGTTCGGATAAATGCCCAGTAGTTATGGTTCGTGGTCCCGGTGTCGCAACGCGAGGATCGAGAGCGTCTCGAAAGGGTACGACTCCTCGGCGACGGTCTCGGCGTCGAACCCTCGGTCGACGGCGTACTCGACCACGTCCGCGAAGCCCGTCAGCGACGAGACCAACAGGAGCGCGACGCCGTCGGGAGCCAGCGCCCGGGGGAGGTCGTCGAGGAACGGCTCGATGAGCTTGCGGCCCGACTCGCCGCCCGACAGCGCCACCTCCTGCCAGTCGTCCCACTCGTTGTCCGGGTCCGTCGGGAGGTACGGCGGGTTGAACAGGACGGTGTCGAGCGCGCCGTCGCGAAACGCCGCGAGCAGATCGACGCGGACCGCTTCGACGCCGCGGTCGCGGGCTCGCCGGCACGCGTGGGGGTTCACGTCGCTGCCGAGCACTCGGGTCGCGTCGCCCTCGCGTCGCACCTGCTCGGCCACCCATCCCGACCCGGTGCCGACCTCCAGCGTCACGCCGCGGGCGTGCTCGACGGCCGCCGAGGCGAGCAGGCCGGAGTCCTCGGCGGGTTCGTAGACGGGCGCGTCGAGCCCTCTGCGCTCGGCAAGGGCGTCGCGGGTGTCTTTCGACTCTGTCGACCCCGCTGACCCCGCCGACTCCGTCGCGTCGGCCTCGTCGTCGCCCTCAGGCATCGTCGCCCCCGGACGACGCCCCCTCCGCGGCTGCGCCGTCCGTCTCCACGTCCCCTGGCGGGGATTCCCCCGTGGCCTCGGGGGGAACGTCGTCGTCCGGGACTTGGGGCCAGCCCGACTCGGGGCGCCCGGACAGCTCGCGCTGCG
Protein-coding sequences here:
- a CDS encoding 5-methyltetrahydropteroyltriglutamate--homocysteine methyltransferase, coding for MTDVVATTPGLYPLPDWAKDDLSDLKGHQKHDLIDGDEGAAVADAYDDVRAEFVADQRDAGLDRIVEGQGRWDDMLAHPLTVHDSVETGGIVRYYDNNNFYRDPRVVGDLTASGDVADELNASADLLGDDDALQAVLPGPYTLADLANDEHYGDEAEFLDAVGEFLAGEVAAFPSHETLFLLEPSYVTNAPGDDLNELASETIDRVAGATDADVVVQTYWEAFEEKAYAHLMDADVDAVGFDFVAADRDVNLECINELGTADDIALGLIDGQNTLVEDAGTVAERVQWVQDQIPAQTFETTYVTPNTETFYLPVNKHQAKLSVLAEAAEIADADAAETEVEA
- a CDS encoding HemK2/MTQ2 family protein methyltransferase, encoding MPEGDDEADATESAGSAGSTESKDTRDALAERRGLDAPVYEPAEDSGLLASAAVEHARGVTLEVGTGSGWVAEQVRREGDATRVLGSDVNPHACRRARDRGVEAVRVDLLAAFRDGALDTVLFNPPYLPTDPDNEWDDWQEVALSGGESGRKLIEPFLDDLPRALAPDGVALLLVSSLTGFADVVEYAVDRGFDAETVAEESYPFETLSILALRHRDHEP